In Pelosinus sp. IPA-1, a single genomic region encodes these proteins:
- a CDS encoding NADP-dependent oxidoreductase, translating into MIMTSQKEKEMSTNTMKAIRLHEFGGPEVLRYEEVPLPELKLGEVLVRVHAVGINPPDWYLRDGYKALPPEWQPQVAFPVILGTDISGVVEAVADDVKDFSVGDEVYSMVRFPSGMFGDSKAYAEYVSVPASEVALKPTGIDHVHAAGAPMSLLTAWQFMIELGHNEANPLQPNMHEPVPLEGKTVLVNGAAGGVGHFAVQIAKLKGAYVIAVASGEHESLLRGLGADEFIDYTKNPPEDVAHDIDLVIDALGGPTTGRFLRTLKRGGALFPVFPLGFSGADDAEKLGVTVSATQVRSSGAQLTEVGRLLDDGTIRVVLDSTYPLADARKAHERAARGHIQGKIVLTVA; encoded by the coding sequence ATGATTATGACAAGTCAAAAGGAAAAAGAGATGTCGACAAACACTATGAAGGCGATTCGGCTGCATGAGTTCGGTGGTCCTGAGGTGCTTCGTTATGAGGAGGTGCCGCTTCCCGAGCTGAAGCTGGGTGAGGTGCTCGTTCGCGTTCACGCGGTTGGCATCAATCCTCCCGACTGGTACCTGCGCGACGGCTATAAGGCACTTCCTCCCGAATGGCAGCCGCAGGTGGCTTTCCCCGTTATTCTGGGAACAGACATTTCGGGCGTTGTCGAGGCGGTCGCCGACGATGTTAAGGACTTCTCCGTCGGAGACGAAGTGTATTCGATGGTTCGCTTTCCGAGCGGCATGTTCGGGGACAGCAAGGCCTATGCCGAGTACGTCAGCGTGCCAGCGTCGGAAGTTGCACTCAAGCCGACGGGCATCGATCACGTGCATGCTGCCGGAGCGCCGATGTCGCTCCTCACCGCGTGGCAGTTCATGATTGAGCTGGGGCACAATGAAGCGAACCCGCTTCAGCCGAACATGCATGAGCCGGTGCCGCTTGAGGGCAAGACCGTCCTCGTAAACGGAGCCGCAGGCGGCGTGGGGCACTTCGCGGTGCAAATTGCGAAACTGAAAGGTGCGTACGTCATCGCCGTGGCATCGGGCGAGCATGAGTCACTTCTGCGCGGACTCGGTGCCGACGAATTCATAGATTACACCAAAAATCCTCCCGAGGACGTTGCGCATGACATTGATCTTGTCATCGACGCCCTCGGCGGTCCGACCACCGGTCGTTTCCTGCGCACGCTGAAGCGTGGCGGTGCATTGTTCCCAGTGTTCCCCTTAGGTTTCTCCGGTGCCGATGATGCCGAGAAACTGGGCGTCACGGTCTCGGCAACCCAAGTCCGTTCGAGCGGGGCTCAGTTGACGGAAGTCGGGCGCTTGCTTGATGACGGGACAATCCGCGTCGTTTTGGACAGCACCTATCCGCTTGCCGACGCTCGCAAGGCGCACGAACGAGCCGCCCGTGGGCACATCCAAGGCAAGATCGTGCTCACTGTCGCATGA
- a CDS encoding Ada metal-binding domain-containing protein translates to MLRPIFLHISHPALSHQAAIPIQIAHLDDCAIDAIAPAIPHSEGAYVANSNTGKFHYAGCRYVNMMSSNHKVFYDSRDEAINAGFVPCKVCRP, encoded by the coding sequence GTGTTGCGGCCAATTTTCCTCCATATTTCCCACCCTGCCCTCTCTCATCAGGCAGCAATCCCTATTCAAATTGCTCATTTGGATGATTGTGCTATTGATGCTATTGCACCGGCTATTCCACACTCAGAAGGTGCATATGTGGCTAACTCGAATACAGGTAAGTTTCATTATGCTGGCTGTAGGTACGTGAATATGATGTCATCAAATCATAAGGTGTTTTACGATAGTAGAGATGAGGCCATTAATGCGGGGTTTGTGCCTTGTAAGGTTTGTAGGCCGTAA
- a CDS encoding Ada metal-binding domain-containing protein has translation MANSNTGKFHYAGCRYVNMMSQNHKVFYDSRDEAINAGFVPCKVCRP, from the coding sequence GTGGCTAACTCGAATACAGGTAAGTTTCATTATGCTGGCTGTAGGTACGTGAACATGATGTCTCAAAATCACAAGGTATTTTATGATAGTAGGGATGAGGCCATTAATGCGGGGTTTGTGCCTTGTAAGGTTTGTAGGCCGTAA
- a CDS encoding DUF255 domain-containing protein — MATAATSSSLRFDHEHLSSSHAHNPVDWYPWEDEAFEKAKQESKPVFLSVGYSTCHWSDVTTGEVREAIKRGEQAIAEESRANGMAHQNAE; from the coding sequence ATGGCTACTGCTGCAACAAGTTCATCGCTGCGATTTGACCATGAACACTTATCTTCTTCACATGCCCATAATCCGGTAGACTGGTATCCGTGGGAAGACGAAGCCTTCGAAAAAGCAAAACAAGAAAGTAAACCTGTCTTTTTAAGTGTAGGGTATAGTACGTGCCATTGGAGCGATGTTACTACAGGGGAAGTTAGAGAAGCTATTAAACGCGGTGAACAGGCAATAGCAGAAGAATCCAGGGCCAATGGGATGGCGCATCAGAACGCGGAGTAA
- a CDS encoding antibiotic biosynthesis monooxygenase, producing MIILMGFLHLNPSDVNEFTADIQTIASSTRAEKGCLFYSIALEDARAGRMLIAERWQDQESLTAHLERQELVAFSKKWGNRIKSDNLKYDASNERSLME from the coding sequence ATGATTATACTTATGGGTTTCCTTCACCTGAATCCGTCTGATGTAAATGAATTCACTGCAGACATTCAGACCATCGCTTCCAGCACGAGAGCTGAAAAGGGATGCCTCTTTTATTCCATTGCTTTGGAAGATGCGCGTGCTGGACGCATGCTGATCGCCGAGCGTTGGCAAGATCAAGAATCGCTGACAGCCCATCTTGAAAGACAAGAACTGGTGGCATTTTCAAAGAAGTGGGGAAACAGGATCAAAAGCGACAATCTAAAATACGATGCCTCGAACGAACGCTCGCTCATGGAGTAA
- a CDS encoding cysteine hydrolase family protein, giving the protein MSNIVLLVVDVQNALIKAHPHNGQRVIENIKKLILSARDNQKEVIYVRHDDGKGTDLEKGTNGWQIYNEIAPNNSEFIVEKEYNSSFHKTGLRDYLESKDIDTIILVGLQTEYCIDTTLKSAFDYGYKIIIPKETNSTFDNEYLSGEKLYEFYNYKIWNKRFANVLPMDDVIKILVG; this is encoded by the coding sequence ATGAGTAATATTGTTTTGTTGGTGGTAGATGTTCAAAATGCCTTGATTAAGGCACATCCTCATAATGGACAGAGAGTAATTGAAAATATTAAAAAACTCATTTTAAGTGCAAGAGATAATCAGAAGGAAGTTATATATGTACGCCATGATGATGGAAAGGGTACCGACCTTGAGAAAGGGACTAATGGGTGGCAGATTTATAATGAAATAGCACCTAATAATAGTGAATTTATCGTTGAAAAGGAGTATAATAGTTCTTTCCATAAAACTGGGCTAAGAGATTATTTAGAAAGTAAAGATATAGATACCATTATACTGGTGGGACTGCAAACAGAATATTGTATTGACACTACTTTAAAAAGTGCCTTTGATTATGGGTACAAAATAATTATTCCAAAAGAAACAAATTCAACTTTTGATAACGAGTATCTATCTGGTGAGAAACTTTATGAGTTTTATAATTATAAGATTTGGAATAAACGTTTTGCTAATGTTCTTCCAATGGACGATGTAATAAAAATTTTGGTAGGCTAG